The bacterium DNA window CCCGTAACCAAGTCCGCGAGCAACGGTCACGCGCCGAGCATTGATGAGGTCATTGCGTCCGTCGCGGAGAAGTTACAGGCCGTCGTGGCGAAGTCGGGCGCGGGATCCATTGCCGTGCTGGCGTCGGCCTCGTCATCCAATGAAGACCTTTACGCGCTGAACCGCCTGTTCGTCGAGAAGCTCAAGGTGCAGAACATTGATTGCACATTCGGCTTCGAACCCAAGGGCAAAGAGGACGAGTTGCTGAAGCGTGCGGATCTGACTCCCAATCGGCGTGGCGCGTTGGAACTCAAGATTAAGCCATGGGGCGGCGACGGACAGGGCGGAGACGAATTGCTGGCGGCGGTGGTTGAAGGCGAATTTGATGCGGTGATTGTCATTCGCCACGATCTCTCAAAAGCGCTGTCCGAACGCGATCTGGCTAAGCTGCGCAAGAACACCGGCTATATTGTCTGCCTCGCCGAGCATACGACCGGCTGGAGCGATGTGGCGGATGTTGTCCTGCCGCTGGCGATGTGGGCCGAGCGCGAAGCCACATACACGAATTTCCAGGGTCGCGTGCAGAAGACTGCCCGACCTTTTGAACCGCATGGGTTGGCGCGTGCCGAATGGGAGATCTGGTCCAAGCTCGGTGCGCACTTCGGGGTCGAACTCGGCGCCGAAACCCCGCAGGCTCTGTTTGACCGGATCGGCGCTCACTTTGAGTCCTTTGCCGGTTTGTCCTGGGATGCGCTGTCCACCGGAGGAAAGATGCTCAACGGCACGCCGGAACCGGCCTATCGGCGCGTGCAATCTGCTCACCCACTGCCTGCCTACTAACCCATGTTTGTTGACCTCGGAATAATTCTCGGGAAGATCGCCTTCGTGCTGGTCAACATACTGAACGGCGCGGGCATTTTGACGTGGGTCGAGCGCAAGCAGAGCGCGCTCATGTCCGACCGTATCGGCGCGAACCGAGCGTCAATCCTCGGTATCAGGCTGTTTGGTCTGGTCAATTCGTTGGCCGATGCACTCAAGCTGATTTTCAAGGAAGACTTTGTACCGCCGCGCGGTGTGCGGGTCCTGCACTTCTTGGCTCCGATCTTTGCAATGGCCCCCGTGTTTTTCACGATGGCTGTAATTCCGTTCGGACCCCCTGTCGAGATTTTCGGTCGCGACGTGAAACTGCAAATCCTCGACATGGACATCGGCGTGCTCTATATTCTGGCCTTCGGTTCGATCGCCGTCTACGGAGCAATGCTGGCGGGATGGGCGTCAAACAGCAAGTACGCTTTGCTCGGCGGCATGCGCGCGTCGGCGCAGATGATTTCTTACGAGATTATCCTCGGCTTGTCGTTGATCGGCCCGATTCTGGTCTTCAATACGATGGAGCCGGGTGCTATGGTTCACGCGCAGAATCAGTACCTTTGGGGCTGGATTCCGCAGTGGGGCATCATTATGCAACCCGTTGCCTTCTTGCTGTTCCTGCCGGCGGCGATGGCCGAAACCAAGCGCGCGCCATTTGATATGCCCGAAGGCGAATCCGAGATCATTGGTTTTGCGACGGAATATTCCGGCATGCGCTGGGGCATGTTCTTCTTGGGCGAGTTCGCGGAAATCGTCGTCCTGGCCGGCGTGATTACGGCTGTTTTCTTGGGCGGTTACCATATTCCGTTCCTGTTCGACGCAGTCGAGAAGAGTGGGCAAGCGGGCTTCCATTTCCCGTGGGGCATGTATATTCCGTTGGGCGAGTGGACGGTCGTGATTATGCGCATGGCTGCATTCGGCGCGAAACTGGTGGCGCTGATGTGGCTGCAAATGCAGATTCGCTGGACCTTCCCGCGCTTCCGTTATGACCAACTGATGCGCGTGTCTTGGCGCGAGATGATGCCCATCGCGCTGGTGAACATCGCGGTGACCGGTTTGATCATCTTGTGGCTGGGCAAATAGAATTATCATGATAACCGTTCGACCCGTACGCGAAGTCAAACTGACGCTCTGGCAGACGACCTACTATCCCGAGCTGCTGCGCGGCATGGCCGTCACGACGCGCCATTTCTTTGTCAACCTCGGCCGGTTCGCGTTGCGCGCGGTAGGAGTCAAGACCGAACGCCCGATCGTGACGTTTCAGTATCCTGAGGAACGCCGCCCAATCTCGCCGCGTTGGCGCGGACGGCATCGCCTCATGTTGCGGCCTGACGGTGCACCGCGCTGCGTCGCCTGCATGATGTGCGAGACGGCCTGCCCGGACAAGTGCATCTACATCACCGCCGGTGAAGCGCTGGATGGGAAGATCGAGAAGTATCCGGTGGCTTTTGAAATTGACTTGCTGCGCTGCTGTTTCTGCGGGCTGTGCGTGGAGGCCTGTCCCGAGGATGCGATACGCATGGACAGCGGCTACGTGGATTTGGGCGGTTATAGTCGCGGCGAGTTCTATCTGGATCGTGACTACCTGTTGACCAATTCTGCCCCGACGACGCATTCTCAGTATCGTGGTGAACTTGATGGAGTCGTGGTGACACGCGTGGACCTGCTGGCGCAGGCCAAGCACCATTAAGACTTGCGCGCAAGATCAATTCGGAACTTTGGCGAGCCGTACGGAAGCAGTTCCGTGCGGCTCATGCATATAATAGCATTTACATGACGAACGTTCCTCCACGCTGGCCTTCGGCGCGAATCCAGTCACTCTTCGGAATCGAGCACCCAATTGTCCAGGCCGGCATGGTCTGGACATCGGGATGGAAACTCTGTGTGGCCTCGGCACGTGCGGGCTGCCTGGGGATGATTGGCGCAGGCTCGATGAAAGCCGAGTTATTGCGCGAGCACATAACAGACGCGCGCAATGCGTTACCCGCAGCGACGCCGTTTGCCGTCAATATACCACTGCTGCGCGGCGACGTGCAGGATCTGGTGCAGGTTTGCCTCGACGAACAGATCAAAATAGTTTTCACATCCGCAGGCAATCCCGGACTTTTCACCCGGACTTTCAAGAAGCATGGTGTGGTCGTCGTGCACGTTGTACCGACGGCGAAGCTCGCAAAAAAGTGTGAAGAGCGCGGCGTGGATGCGGTTGTGTGCGAAGGCACGGAGGCCGGCGGACACAACGGCATAGACGAAATTCCGACCTTTGTGCTCGTGCCGCAAGTACGCGACGCCGTGAAGATACCGGTGATTGCGGCGGGCGGAATCGCGGATGGTCGCGGCATACTGGCAGCGCTGGCGTTGGGCGCCGATGGCGTGCAGATTGGTACGCGCTTCGCCGCGACTGCTGAGTCCGCGTCGCACGAACGCTACAAACAGGCGGTAATTGATGCGGGTGAGACGGACACCGTTTTGGCGCTGAAGAATATTGGCCCGACGCGTATGATCAAGTCGCCGTTCGCAATGAGAGCGGCGGAATTTGAAAAGCGCGGCGCGACGCCGGAAGAAACACTTGAACTGCTCGGCCGCAAACGCGAGCGCATGGGTATCTTTGAAGGCAATTGGGAAGAAGGACAATTTGAAGCGGGCATGGGCGCGGGTCTGATTCACGACGCGCCGCCCGTGGCTGAAGTCGTCGAGCGCATGCTGCGTGAATACGAAACCGCGCGGCTGACCTTGACCGGAGAGGAGAACCACACATGATGCGTGAAATGCTCGGCGGTAAGATTCATTCCGCCACCCTGACTGAAACAAAACTCAACTATGAAGGCAGTTGCGCCATTGATCGCGACCTGCTCGACGCGGCGGGGATTGCAGTCTATGAGCGCGTACACATCTACAATGTAAACAGCGGCGCTCGCCTTGATACCTATGCCATTCCGGCCCGCCGCGGTTCGGGTAAAGTCGGACTGAACGGTGCGGCCGCGCGACTGGGGCAAGTCGGCGACAAGGTGATCATCGCGACATATGTGCAGTTGACCGACGAAGAGCTGCGCAAACATCGCGCACGCGTCGTCCTTGTGGATGGTCAGAACCAAATTAAAGAACTAATCGAGCACAAATGCGAGGTGCCCAAATGAAGATTACCGCCTACACAGGTTCGCTCAAAGGCAAACCATCAGCCATCGCCGTCTGCCTGTTTGATGACGAGGTGCGCGCTCCGAAACTCGCAGGCCTCGACCGCCGCACGGTTGCCGCAATCGAGAAGTTAATGGCCGCCTCGCACTTCACGGCCGGGCATGGCGAGACGTTTGTGCATTTTTCTGAGACGGCCACGGCCCCTGTGCTCATTCTGCAGGGCCTGGGATCTCGCAAGGACTTTTCGTGGCGCCGTCTGCGCCTCGCGTCGGGCGCAGTGCTGCGCGCGGCGCGCCAGAATCTGGCCAAGCATGTGGCTCTGTTTAGCTCGTCGGCCTACGATGAAGACTTGAGCGCCGAAATCACGTCCCGCGCGCTCGTGGACGGCGCAATTCTTGGTCACTGGAGTTTTGGTCATTACAAACCGTCGAACAAGCGCACGGCGCACACTGTCGCCGCGCTGGACCTTTATTTCGGTGGCGTCGCCCGTAAGAACGCCGCCGAGCGCATCATTCACACGGCACAAGTGATGGCCGAGTCGCAGTGCCTTGCACGCGACTACGGTACGCATCCCGCCAATGTTGTGACGACGGACTATCTCCGCAGCGAAGCGAAAAAACTCGTCAAGTTCGGCATTCATGTCACGACGATCGAGCGCGCGCAACTGAAGCGGCTCGGCATGAACCTGATGCTCGCGGTCGGGCAGGCGAGCGTGATGCCGCCGCGCGTGATCATCATGGACTATCGTCCGCGCGGCGCGACCAAAACGCTCGCGCTTGTAGGCAAGGGCCTTGTGTTCGACTCGGGCGGTTTGAACATTAAGGTGGCTATGATGGAAGAGATGAAATCTGACATGTGCGGCGCGGCGGCGGTACTCGCGGCCATGCACGGCATCGCGCGCTTGAAACCCAAGCAGCGCGTTATCGGCGTCATCGGCGCGTGCGAGAACGCCATTAGCGGTAACGCCTATCGTCCGTCGGACATCTACACGGCATATAACGGCAAGACTGTGGAAATCGGCAATACCGATGCCGAAGGCCGTTTGGTGCTCGCTGACGTGATGGCTTTCGTCGTGGACAAGTACCGACCGCATCTCATGGTGGACATCGCAACGCTGACCGGCGCGGCGAAGGTGGCGCTGGGCAATCATGCCGATGCCGTGTTCGCCAACAGCGACCGCGTGACTCAGCAGGTTCTTGCGGCGTCGGAACGCGCCTTTGACCGCATGTGGCCACTGCCGCTCTTTGACGAGTATCTGGATGAAATGAAGGGTGACACCGCGATGCTGAAGAACAGTGGGGGACATCGTTGGGGCGGCGCGTCCATGGCCGCGGCCTTTCTGCGCGAATTTGTCGGCAGCACGCCATGGGCGCATCTCGACATCGCGCCGACGTCTTTCCCAGCCTATCCGACCTCAGTCACTCCCAAGATGACCGCCAGCGGCACCGCGACGAAAACGCTGATTGAATTGGCGATTGGAGGAATATAGTATGGCACTCTTTGGCGCCTCAATTGAAGTCCTAACGAATAACTTGCTGGCTACTGTTGTTCAAATCGTGGAAGAAGCTCAAAAGAAGGAAAAGGTGTATTTGATTAGTCCTTACCTTCAACTAAACACGAATGTTTGCGACGTAATCAACAAGGCCATAGCGGAAGGTGTAGAAGTTCGCTTAATATATCGAGCGGGCTACGAGCTTCGCCAAGAAGACAGAAAGTATCTTGCGACGGCACACGTTGGCTTGAAAACTCTTGGCCATTTGCATGCCAAACTCTACGTGAGTGAACTGACCGCGCTTGTAACAAGCCTAAACCTCTACAACTACTCTGACAAGGAGAGCCGGGAGCTTGGCATCCGTTTCACCGACAGCAAGACAGTGCAAGTACTGAAGGAGCAAGCTGAGTCGTGGTGGGAGATGGCCGACAAAGTCGACAAGGCAGAATTGCTCTCGCAGGAAAAAGCGACTGCGACGAAATCTTTATTTTCAGGTGCCAAGACACAAGGACATTGCATCCGGTGCGGCGCACCAAAGTCATTCAACCCGAAGTACCCTCTTTGTGATACATGCTATCCAATTTGGTCGAAATTCAAAGACGAGACTTACGAAGAAAAGTACTGTCACAAGTGCGGCAACAAGAATCCAACCAGCGTCAAATCGCCACTTTGCAGACCGTGTTGGTCCGCCACTAGATAGGACGATAATCCATGGAACGAGAAACCCTCCCGGTAGATGTTCTAATTGTTGGCGCGGGTCCGGCAGGACTGTCGTGCGCCTACCATTTGAAGCAACTGCTCAAGCGCGCCAAAGCCAATGGCCAGAGCCCGGCTGACGCCGAGATCATGGTTATCGAAAAGTCGCGCGAGTTGGGGGCGCACAATCTCAGCGGCGCCGTCATGGATCCGCGCGGAATTTCGGAGCTGATTCCTGATTGGCGCGCGCGTAATCTCCCGATTGAGCATACCGTCGAAGATGAAGGCGTATACTATCTGACGCAGACGGGCAAGTTCAAGTCGCCGATAACTCCGCCGCCGATGCGCAATCACGGTTTTCCGATCGTTTCCATTAATCGCCTGGTCAAGTGGCTCGGTGAACAATGCGAAGCCGAGGAGATTCTGATCGCCACAGAGACGCCGGGGCAGCATGTACTCTACAACGGCGCGCGAGTAACTGGTGTGCAAACCGGCGACAAAGGCCTCAACAAGAACGGCGAACAAAAGCGCTCGTATGAGCCCGGCGCGAATATTGAAGCGCGCGTGACCGTATTGACCGAAGGCACTCGCGGCTCGTTGACAAAACAGGCCGTCGAGAAGCTCAGTTTGCACGGTGAAATGCCGCAGACGTATGTGCTCGGCGTTAAGGAAGTTTGGGAACTTCCCAAATCGCTCTCGACGCGCGGTACGGTCTATCACACACTCGGCTATCCGCTTGGCGATCTGTTCGGCGGCAGTTGGATCTACACCATGCGCGACAACATGGTGTCCATTGGCCTCGTGACGGACCTTGGTTACAAGAACCCATATACTGATCCGCATTACAATTTTCAGAAATTCAAACAGCACCCGTGGATTGCGGAATTGCTGCGCGACGGCAAACTTTTGGGCTACGGCGCCAAGACGATACCCGAAGGCGGGTGGTTCTCGATGCCGAAGCTGTATGCCGATGGCCTGCTGCTCGCGGGCGACAGCGCGGCCTTTCTCAATGCCCAGCGCCTAAAGGGTATTCACCTCGCCATCAAGTCTGGCATGCTTGCTGCCGAAGCCATCTTCTATGCGCTGCAGAAAGATGACACATCCGCCTCGACGCTGAAGATCTAC harbors:
- a CDS encoding NADH-quinone oxidoreductase subunit H, with the translated sequence MFVDLGIILGKIAFVLVNILNGAGILTWVERKQSALMSDRIGANRASILGIRLFGLVNSLADALKLIFKEDFVPPRGVRVLHFLAPIFAMAPVFFTMAVIPFGPPVEIFGRDVKLQILDMDIGVLYILAFGSIAVYGAMLAGWASNSKYALLGGMRASAQMISYEIILGLSLIGPILVFNTMEPGAMVHAQNQYLWGWIPQWGIIMQPVAFLLFLPAAMAETKRAPFDMPEGESEIIGFATEYSGMRWGMFFLGEFAEIVVLAGVITAVFLGGYHIPFLFDAVEKSGQAGFHFPWGMYIPLGEWTVVIMRMAAFGAKLVALMWLQMQIRWTFPRFRYDQLMRVSWREMMPIALVNIAVTGLIILWLGK
- a CDS encoding NADH-quinone oxidoreductase subunit I, with the translated sequence MAVTTRHFFVNLGRFALRAVGVKTERPIVTFQYPEERRPISPRWRGRHRLMLRPDGAPRCVACMMCETACPDKCIYITAGEALDGKIEKYPVAFEIDLLRCCFCGLCVEACPEDAIRMDSGYVDLGGYSRGEFYLDRDYLLTNSAPTTHSQYRGELDGVVVTRVDLLAQAKHH
- a CDS encoding leucyl aminopeptidase; amino-acid sequence: MKITAYTGSLKGKPSAIAVCLFDDEVRAPKLAGLDRRTVAAIEKLMAASHFTAGHGETFVHFSETATAPVLILQGLGSRKDFSWRRLRLASGAVLRAARQNLAKHVALFSSSAYDEDLSAEITSRALVDGAILGHWSFGHYKPSNKRTAHTVAALDLYFGGVARKNAAERIIHTAQVMAESQCLARDYGTHPANVVTTDYLRSEAKKLVKFGIHVTTIERAQLKRLGMNLMLAVGQASVMPPRVIIMDYRPRGATKTLALVGKGLVFDSGGLNIKVAMMEEMKSDMCGAAAVLAAMHGIARLKPKQRVIGVIGACENAISGNAYRPSDIYTAYNGKTVEIGNTDAEGRLVLADVMAFVVDKYRPHLMVDIATLTGAAKVALGNHADAVFANSDRVTQQVLAASERAFDRMWPLPLFDEYLDEMKGDTAMLKNSGGHRWGGASMAAAFLREFVGSTPWAHLDIAPTSFPAYPTSVTPKMTASGTATKTLIELAIGGI
- a CDS encoding electron transfer flavoprotein-ubiquinone oxidoreductase encodes the protein MERETLPVDVLIVGAGPAGLSCAYHLKQLLKRAKANGQSPADAEIMVIEKSRELGAHNLSGAVMDPRGISELIPDWRARNLPIEHTVEDEGVYYLTQTGKFKSPITPPPMRNHGFPIVSINRLVKWLGEQCEAEEILIATETPGQHVLYNGARVTGVQTGDKGLNKNGEQKRSYEPGANIEARVTVLTEGTRGSLTKQAVEKLSLHGEMPQTYVLGVKEVWELPKSLSTRGTVYHTLGYPLGDLFGGSWIYTMRDNMVSIGLVTDLGYKNPYTDPHYNFQKFKQHPWIAELLRDGKLLGYGAKTIPEGGWFSMPKLYADGLLLAGDSAAFLNAQRLKGIHLAIKSGMLAAEAIFYALQKDDTSASTLKIYKDAVDASWVREELWAVRNFHQSFESGLFPGMLHAGAQVLTGGRGFKSKMLSPETHTHMQKVKALGLKDRDAVLEGRSKEFDRVLTFDKLSDVYKSKTLHEEDQPVHLHVADTEICRTKCREEYGNPCQFFCPASVYEMVPDAERGGVKLQINFSNCVHCKTCDIMDPYQIITWVPPEGGGGPEYTDL
- a CDS encoding aspartate 1-decarboxylase — encoded protein: MMREMLGGKIHSATLTETKLNYEGSCAIDRDLLDAAGIAVYERVHIYNVNSGARLDTYAIPARRGSGKVGLNGAAARLGQVGDKVIIATYVQLTDEELRKHRARVVLVDGQNQIKELIEHKCEVPK
- a CDS encoding nitronate monooxygenase; its protein translation is MTNVPPRWPSARIQSLFGIEHPIVQAGMVWTSGWKLCVASARAGCLGMIGAGSMKAELLREHITDARNALPAATPFAVNIPLLRGDVQDLVQVCLDEQIKIVFTSAGNPGLFTRTFKKHGVVVVHVVPTAKLAKKCEERGVDAVVCEGTEAGGHNGIDEIPTFVLVPQVRDAVKIPVIAAGGIADGRGILAALALGADGVQIGTRFAATAESASHERYKQAVIDAGETDTVLALKNIGPTRMIKSPFAMRAAEFEKRGATPEETLELLGRKRERMGIFEGNWEEGQFEAGMGAGLIHDAPPVAEVVERMLREYETARLTLTGEENHT